From Roseburia hominis, the proteins below share one genomic window:
- the secD gene encoding protein translocase subunit SecD, translating to MKKSKGVISLILTAVLIGLLGFTCWQGFGKGHIGSARNIKLGLDLAGGVSITYQAKEKNPTSEEMADTVYKLQKRVEQYSTEATVYQEGDNRINIEIPGVSDANKVLEELGKPGSLEFKDSAGETVLDGSDIKTAEAKAIENQTTKNKEYVVSLEMTKEGAEKFAKATEENLNKVISIIYDGETVSAPKVNSVISNGQAIIEGMADYEEADTLASTIRIGGLKLELEELRSNVVGAQLGEEAISTSLYAGAIGLAIIFVFMCIVYLLPGFAASLALIIYTGIVIVFLNAFDITLTLPGIAGIILGIGMAVDANVIIFARVREEIGAGISVRSSLRNGFKKAMSAIVDGNVTTLIAAIVLGLKGSGSVKGFAQTLALGIVVSMFTALIITRVIVFAFYAIGIRSEKFYAKKHKDRKVINFLSKRAICFALSAVVILAGFAAMGIHAGKGDGALNYSLDFKGGTATNVTFDKDYSIKEIDSEIVPVVEEVTGDKNVQTQKVKGSNQVVIKTQTLDLQKREELNAALVEKFGVDDSLITAENISSTVSAEMRSDAIVAVVIATICMLIYIWFRFKDIRFATSAVAALIHDVLVVLMFYAVARVSVGNTFIACMLTIVGYSINATIVIFDRIREEMHLKKRDEDLADVVNKSITYTLTRSIYTSLTTFVMVAVLYIMGVSSIKEFASPLMVGIICGAYSSVCITGALWYVMRTRFGKKAEPVKAAVGKKKK from the coding sequence ATGAAAAAAAGTAAAGGCGTCATTAGCCTGATCCTGACCGCGGTGCTTATCGGATTGCTTGGATTTACCTGCTGGCAGGGATTCGGAAAGGGCCACATCGGTTCTGCGAGAAATATTAAGCTGGGTCTTGACCTGGCCGGCGGTGTCAGCATCACCTATCAGGCAAAAGAGAAGAATCCTACCAGTGAAGAGATGGCAGATACGGTCTACAAGCTGCAAAAGCGTGTGGAGCAGTACAGCACGGAAGCGACCGTTTATCAGGAAGGGGATAACCGAATCAATATAGAGATTCCAGGCGTGTCCGATGCCAATAAAGTTCTGGAAGAGCTTGGAAAACCGGGATCTCTGGAATTCAAGGATTCTGCGGGTGAGACGGTTCTTGACGGCTCAGATATCAAAACCGCAGAGGCAAAGGCGATAGAGAATCAGACCACAAAGAATAAAGAATATGTGGTATCTCTGGAAATGACAAAGGAAGGTGCTGAAAAGTTCGCAAAAGCGACGGAAGAGAACCTTAATAAAGTGATTTCTATTATTTATGACGGTGAGACCGTCAGTGCACCGAAAGTAAACAGTGTGATTTCAAATGGTCAGGCAATCATCGAGGGTATGGCTGACTATGAGGAAGCAGATACCCTGGCTTCCACCATCCGTATTGGTGGACTGAAGCTGGAACTGGAAGAACTCCGTTCCAACGTGGTGGGCGCACAGCTCGGCGAGGAAGCAATCAGCACCAGCTTGTATGCGGGTGCCATCGGTCTTGCAATTATCTTTGTATTTATGTGTATCGTTTACCTGCTTCCGGGATTTGCTGCCAGCCTGGCACTAATCATTTATACCGGAATCGTAATCGTATTTTTGAATGCATTCGACATTACCCTGACTCTGCCGGGTATCGCAGGTATTATTCTGGGTATCGGTATGGCGGTAGATGCGAACGTCATTATATTTGCCCGTGTACGTGAGGAGATCGGCGCAGGAATCAGTGTTCGCTCTTCACTGAGAAACGGCTTTAAGAAAGCAATGTCTGCAATCGTGGACGGTAACGTGACGACCCTGATCGCGGCAATCGTGCTGGGACTTAAGGGTTCCGGAAGTGTGAAGGGATTTGCACAGACATTGGCTTTGGGTATCGTGGTATCCATGTTCACGGCGCTGATCATTACGAGAGTGATTGTATTCGCCTTCTATGCTATCGGTATCCGCAGTGAGAAGTTCTATGCGAAGAAACATAAAGATAGAAAGGTGATTAATTTCCTTAGCAAAAGAGCTATATGTTTTGCACTGTCAGCTGTTGTGATCCTTGCCGGATTTGCTGCAATGGGAATCCATGCAGGCAAAGGAGACGGAGCGCTGAATTACAGCCTTGACTTCAAGGGTGGTACGGCGACGAACGTGACCTTTGACAAGGATTACAGTATCAAAGAGATTGACTCTGAGATCGTTCCGGTCGTAGAGGAAGTGACAGGCGACAAGAACGTGCAGACACAGAAGGTAAAGGGCAGCAATCAGGTAGTGATCAAGACTCAGACTCTGGATCTTCAGAAGCGTGAAGAACTGAATGCGGCTTTGGTCGAGAAGTTCGGAGTAGATGATTCCCTGATTACTGCTGAAAATATCAGTTCTACCGTAAGTGCGGAGATGAGAAGCGACGCGATTGTAGCGGTGGTGATTGCAACGATTTGTATGCTGATCTATATCTGGTTCCGGTTCAAGGATATCCGGTTCGCGACCAGTGCGGTAGCAGCGCTGATTCATGACGTACTGGTGGTACTCATGTTCTATGCAGTTGCGAGAGTATCTGTGGGCAACACCTTTATCGCATGTATGCTGACGATCGTAGGTTACTCGATCAATGCGACTATCGTAATCTTCGACCGTATCCGTGAGGAGATGCACCTTAAGAAGCGCGACGAGGACCTTGCTGATGTAGTGAACAAGAGTATTACTTATACACTTACCAGAAGTATCTACACTTCTTTGACGACCTTCGTCATGGTAGCGGTACTTTATATCATGGGCGTCAGCTCTATCAAAGAGTTCGCAAGCCCGTTGATGGTAGGTATTATCTGCGGAGCATACTCTTCTGTATGTATCACAGGCGCACTGTGGTATGTGATGCGGACAAGGTTCGGCAAGAAGGCAGAGCCGGTGAAAGCAGCCGTTGGAAAGAAGAAAAAATAA
- the scfB gene encoding thioether cross-link-forming SCIFF peptide maturase: MIHQYQNNGYRIVLDVNSGCVHVVDEPGYDVIACLNELNPNHTQKTIKADETWEYVRKALGEKYPEDELKEIIEDVAELTGAGQLFVPDTYEPYIGEVMKRKTVVKALCLHIAHDCNLACKYCFAEEGEYHGRRALMSYEVGKKALDFLIANSGSRHNLEVDFFGGEPLMNWQVVKDLVAYGREQEKLHDKHFRFTVTTNGVLLNDEIQEFINKEMDNVVLSLDGRREVNDRMRPFRNGKGSYDLIVPKFRKLADSRNQEKYYIRGTFTRNNLDFSEDVKHFDELGFKQMSIEPVVGDASDPYAIREEDLPQIFEEYDKLAKYMIEKERKGEGFNFFHFMIDLEGGPCLSKRLSGCGSGTEYLAVTPWGDFYPCHQFVGDEDFLMGNVDEGITRPEIADEFRCCNVYTKEKCRDCFARFYCSGGCMANAYKYADGLKDSYDLGCEMERKRVECAIMIKAALADEERK, encoded by the coding sequence ATGATTCATCAGTACCAGAATAACGGATACCGGATCGTGCTGGACGTGAACAGTGGCTGTGTCCATGTGGTGGACGAGCCGGGATATGATGTGATCGCCTGTCTGAATGAGTTAAATCCCAATCACACGCAGAAGACGATTAAGGCCGATGAGACCTGGGAGTATGTAAGAAAAGCATTAGGAGAGAAGTATCCGGAGGATGAGCTAAAGGAGATCATAGAGGATGTGGCAGAGCTGACCGGCGCAGGACAGCTGTTCGTCCCGGATACATACGAACCATACATTGGGGAAGTAATGAAGCGTAAGACGGTGGTAAAGGCGCTTTGCCTTCACATCGCACATGATTGTAACCTTGCCTGCAAATACTGTTTTGCAGAAGAAGGAGAATACCATGGCCGCCGTGCGCTTATGAGTTATGAAGTAGGAAAAAAGGCCCTGGATTTTCTAATTGCTAATTCAGGCAGCAGACACAATCTGGAAGTGGATTTCTTCGGTGGGGAGCCGCTGATGAACTGGCAGGTGGTAAAAGACTTGGTGGCATACGGAAGGGAGCAGGAAAAACTGCATGACAAGCATTTCCGTTTTACCGTCACGACCAACGGTGTACTGTTAAATGATGAGATTCAGGAGTTTATTAATAAAGAGATGGACAATGTGGTCTTAAGCCTTGACGGACGAAGAGAAGTCAATGACCGGATGCGTCCGTTCAGGAATGGAAAGGGGAGTTATGATCTGATCGTTCCCAAGTTCCGGAAGCTGGCGGATTCACGGAATCAGGAGAAATACTATATTCGGGGAACCTTTACCCGGAACAATCTGGACTTTTCCGAAGATGTGAAGCATTTTGACGAGCTGGGCTTTAAGCAGATGTCCATTGAGCCGGTGGTAGGTGATGCCTCCGATCCATATGCGATCCGCGAGGAGGACCTCCCACAGATTTTCGAGGAATACGATAAACTTGCGAAGTACATGATAGAGAAGGAAAGAAAGGGAGAAGGATTCAATTTCTTCCATTTCATGATTGATCTGGAGGGTGGCCCCTGCCTTTCAAAGAGACTTTCCGGCTGCGGAAGCGGAACGGAGTATCTGGCAGTCACTCCATGGGGAGACTTCTACCCCTGCCATCAGTTCGTCGGGGACGAGGATTTCCTGATGGGTAATGTGGATGAGGGAATTACAAGACCGGAGATTGCAGATGAATTCCGATGCTGCAACGTCTACACAAAGGAAAAATGCAGGGATTGTTTTGCAAGATTTTATTGCAGCGGAGGTTGTATGGCGAATGCATATAAGTATGCGGACGGCCTTAAGGATTCCTATGATCTGGGCTGCGAGATGGAACGTAAGAGAGTGGAGTGCGCTATTATGATAAAGGCTGCTCTGGCAGATGAAGAAAGGAAGTAA
- the scfA gene encoding six-cysteine ranthipeptide SCIFF yields the protein MKHIKTLNTQTLNNTIKKGGCGECQTSCQSACKTSCTVGNQTCEHHK from the coding sequence ATGAAGCACATCAAAACACTGAATACCCAGACTTTGAACAATACTATCAAAAAGGGCGGATGCGGTGAGTGCCAGACATCCTGTCAGTCTGCATGTAAGACTTCCTGTACAGTAGGAAATCAGACCTGCGAACATCATAAGTAG
- a CDS encoding AAA family ATPase, with the protein MSRTIGIGNQDFSVIRTRDYFYIDKTAFIKEWWESGDSVTLITRPRRFGTSAKYEEVFGFTEQEVYLALKEYGLWENRDCVKAWYDGFTFGGKRDIYNPWSIINYLDKQAVGPYWANTSSNSLAGKLVRESAGNIKEVFKELLNGGSVVTEIDEQIVYNQLDLDESAIWSLLLASGYLKVKNHEIKASEYGEWKQVYELELTNFEVKVMFRGMVRGWFASTSSNYNDFIKALLLGDLDAMNVYMNRVALATFSYFDVGNRPSGEAEPERFYHGFVLGLMVELTDKYAVISNRESGFGRYDVILEPRKPELDAIILEFKVFNPRRETCLEDTVEAALSQIDNKKYAAALEAKEIPAEKIRRYGFAFKGKQVLIG; encoded by the coding sequence ATGTCAAGAACGATTGGAATTGGGAATCAGGATTTTAGTGTAATCCGAACAAGGGATTATTTCTATATTGATAAAACGGCTTTTATAAAAGAATGGTGGGAGAGCGGGGACAGTGTTACCCTGATCACCCGCCCACGTCGATTCGGAACTTCGGCCAAGTATGAAGAGGTATTTGGATTTACGGAACAGGAAGTTTATCTGGCTTTGAAAGAGTATGGACTTTGGGAAAACAGGGATTGTGTGAAAGCATGGTATGACGGTTTTACGTTTGGAGGAAAAAGGGATATCTATAATCCATGGTCAATTATTAATTATTTGGACAAACAGGCTGTAGGGCCTTATTGGGCCAACACAAGCAGTAACAGTCTGGCAGGAAAATTGGTCCGGGAAAGTGCAGGAAATATTAAAGAAGTGTTCAAAGAACTATTAAATGGCGGATCTGTAGTTACCGAGATTGATGAACAGATTGTGTATAATCAGCTTGATCTGGACGAGAGCGCAATCTGGAGTCTTCTTCTTGCCAGTGGGTATCTCAAAGTGAAAAATCATGAGATCAAGGCTTCGGAATATGGGGAGTGGAAGCAGGTCTATGAGCTGGAGCTTACGAATTTTGAGGTAAAAGTCATGTTCCGAGGCATGGTGAGGGGCTGGTTTGCCTCGACCTCTTCGAATTATAATGATTTTATAAAGGCACTGCTTTTGGGAGATTTAGATGCGATGAATGTGTACATGAACAGGGTGGCTCTCGCAACATTCAGTTATTTTGATGTTGGGAACAGACCTTCCGGTGAAGCGGAGCCGGAGCGCTTCTATCATGGATTTGTGCTGGGACTTATGGTGGAACTGACGGACAAGTATGCCGTGATTTCTAATCGGGAGAGTGGATTTGGCAGATACGATGTGATACTGGAGCCGAGAAAACCGGAACTGGATGCCATTATACTGGAATTTAAAGTATTTAACCCGCGCAGAGAAACGTGTCTGGAGGATACGGTGGAGGCAGCGCTTTCGCAGATTGACAATAAGAAATATGCAGCCGCATTGGAAGCAAAAGAGATTCCGGCAGAGAAAATACGCAGATATGGATTCGCGTTTAAAGGAAAACAGGTATTAATCGGTTAG
- a CDS encoding TIGR04086 family membrane protein, with protein sequence MEKKLQSDIKAIWMLKSLLASYIVTGVLLLLLTVLLYKFDLEEGKVQIGILAVYVISTFAGGLIIGKLAKVRRFLWGLILGALYFALLLLISIGVYRSAQGGASTVMAFALCAAGGMLGGMVS encoded by the coding sequence ATGGAAAAGAAATTGCAAAGTGATATAAAAGCGATATGGATGCTGAAATCATTGCTGGCATCCTACATAGTGACCGGAGTGCTTTTGCTCCTCCTCACAGTCCTTCTTTATAAGTTCGATTTGGAGGAGGGGAAGGTGCAGATCGGAATCCTGGCCGTCTACGTAATCTCTACATTTGCCGGTGGTCTGATCATCGGAAAGCTGGCAAAGGTGCGCAGATTTCTTTGGGGGTTGATCCTGGGGGCATTGTATTTTGCATTGTTGTTATTAATATCTATTGGCGTTTACCGCAGTGCGCAGGGGGGAGCAAGTACCGTGATGGCATTTGCACTCTGCGCGGCGGGAGGAATGCTGGGGGGAATGGTTTCCTGA
- the pcp gene encoding pyroglutamyl-peptidase I: MKVLVTGFDPFGGESVNPAYEAVKLLPDAIAGAEIIKLEIPTVFSKSGPAVEAGIKEHNPDVVINVGQAGGRSCVTIEKVGINLVEARIPDNDGEQPMDEPLQAEGETAYFATIPVKAIVKNVREHGIPCHISYTAGTYVCNCVMYNVLHMAATKYPNIRAGFIHVPYADEQVVTKPNGTPSMALETIAKALEYAIEATVENEEDIKEQVGGTTH, translated from the coding sequence ATGAAAGTTTTAGTTACAGGCTTTGATCCGTTTGGCGGAGAGAGCGTGAACCCGGCGTATGAGGCAGTAAAACTTCTGCCGGATGCCATCGCAGGCGCCGAGATCATCAAACTGGAGATTCCGACCGTATTTTCAAAGAGCGGCCCGGCTGTTGAGGCAGGAATCAAGGAACATAATCCGGATGTAGTGATCAATGTGGGTCAGGCTGGCGGGCGTTCCTGCGTGACTATCGAGAAGGTAGGAATCAATCTGGTCGAGGCAAGAATTCCGGATAATGACGGTGAGCAGCCGATGGACGAGCCGCTTCAGGCAGAGGGCGAGACCGCGTATTTCGCAACGATTCCGGTCAAGGCGATCGTAAAGAATGTACGTGAGCATGGAATTCCGTGCCATATTTCATATACGGCAGGAACCTATGTATGCAACTGTGTTATGTATAATGTTCTTCATATGGCAGCGACGAAGTACCCGAATATCCGCGCAGGATTTATCCATGTACCGTATGCGGATGAGCAGGTAGTAACGAAACCGAACGGAACGCCGAGCATGGCCCTTGAGACCATCGCGAAAGCGTTGGAGTATGCGATTGAGGCGACTGTAGAGAACGAAGAGGATATTAAAGAGCAGGTGGGAGGAACGACCCACTAG
- a CDS encoding peptidase, protein MSWEMGRGAKIIIEKWVQVKPWDRLLIVTTKEHLAESRIMRKAALGRARSVNSLVVENKGRHVGVFFDENEEVFDPYTAIIAATEYSLVTTKAAKRAIQKHKKFLSLPLSTNDGRSMLGYDFLTMDTRKSRLMAKVIMKYLKSSSRLHVTTPAGTDLHMGKSGRVPGFFNGVVKDGKGYSSASIEVYVPIEETKTEGVMMLDGSLGYIGKADEPTKIVFSGGRIVKIEETPTGKRLKEYMEGYRDSRIYIGGEFGIGLNSYSRCLGNCYIEDESAYGTFHIGLGRNLALGGRQNANGHFDLVCHEPDIYTDNRQIMQQGRIIIPEAVPY, encoded by the coding sequence ATGTCGTGGGAAATGGGGAGAGGGGCAAAAATTATTATTGAAAAATGGGTGCAGGTAAAGCCCTGGGACAGGCTGCTGATCGTGACAACAAAAGAACATCTGGCAGAGTCCCGGATTATGCGCAAGGCGGCTCTTGGAAGGGCCAGGTCGGTGAACTCTTTGGTCGTGGAGAACAAAGGGCGCCATGTAGGGGTGTTCTTTGACGAGAATGAGGAGGTATTTGATCCTTACACTGCAATCATTGCGGCAACGGAATATTCGCTTGTGACGACAAAGGCGGCGAAGCGTGCGATCCAGAAGCATAAGAAATTTTTGTCTCTTCCGTTATCCACGAATGATGGTAGGTCGATGCTGGGATATGACTTCCTGACCATGGACACCCGAAAGAGCCGCCTGATGGCGAAGGTGATCATGAAATACCTGAAAAGCTCCAGCAGGCTTCATGTGACGACTCCGGCGGGCACGGATCTGCATATGGGAAAGAGCGGACGCGTTCCGGGATTTTTTAACGGCGTGGTCAAAGATGGAAAGGGATATTCTTCCGCGAGCATCGAGGTGTATGTTCCGATTGAGGAGACGAAGACGGAAGGCGTCATGATGCTGGATGGCTCTCTCGGGTATATCGGAAAGGCAGACGAGCCGACAAAAATCGTGTTCAGCGGGGGCAGGATCGTGAAGATCGAGGAGACCCCGACCGGAAAACGGCTTAAGGAATACATGGAAGGGTATCGGGATTCCAGAATCTATATTGGAGGAGAATTTGGAATCGGCCTGAATTCGTATTCCCGGTGTCTGGGGAATTGTTATATTGAAGATGAGTCTGCCTATGGGACCTTCCATATTGGACTTGGAAGAAATCTGGCGCTTGGCGGACGGCAGAATGCCAATGGACATTTTGACCTGGTGTGCCATGAGCCGGATATTTATACGGATAACAGGCAGATTATGCAGCAGGGCCGGATTATTATACCGGAGGCTGTGCCGTACTAG
- a CDS encoding DUF979 domain-containing protein, with the protein MSNLKFIQVSDAFNANGLNIVWIIVGLITIYAGIKNLLDEENPSRVGTAIFWCSFGVVCAFGSWLPAKVSGVLVIIMCLPPIFKKVKVGKTNAPTKEFSRAQYEKIGMKIFIPAFSVAVFSLAFAFFANISSMIAITFGVALAIVILMLYSAKENKPQVFLQDSERFLSIMGPLCMLPQLLGCLGGVFTAAGVGDVIADLVGKIVPKGNVTVGIIIFAVGMVLFTMIMGNAFAAITVMTVGIGAPFVLEYGANPVVIGMLALTCGYCGTLCTPMAANFNIVPVAILNMKDRWGVIKNQVVVAAIMLVVQIGFMIALK; encoded by the coding sequence ATGAGTAATTTAAAGTTTATACAGGTAAGCGATGCGTTTAATGCGAACGGTCTGAATATCGTATGGATTATTGTCGGATTGATTACGATCTATGCAGGAATTAAGAACCTGCTTGACGAGGAGAATCCGTCCAGAGTAGGAACTGCTATTTTCTGGTGTTCCTTTGGTGTGGTTTGTGCATTTGGCTCCTGGCTGCCGGCAAAGGTTTCCGGTGTGCTGGTCATTATCATGTGTCTGCCGCCGATCTTCAAGAAAGTAAAGGTCGGTAAGACGAATGCACCGACGAAAGAATTTTCAAGAGCACAGTATGAGAAAATCGGAATGAAGATTTTTATCCCGGCATTTTCCGTAGCCGTATTTTCACTGGCATTTGCATTTTTTGCAAACATCAGCTCTATGATCGCTATCACCTTTGGCGTGGCGCTTGCAATTGTGATCTTGATGCTTTACTCTGCGAAAGAGAATAAACCGCAGGTATTTTTACAGGATTCCGAGCGTTTCCTGTCTATTATGGGACCTCTGTGTATGCTTCCGCAGCTTCTTGGCTGTCTGGGCGGTGTGTTCACAGCAGCGGGCGTAGGTGATGTGATCGCAGATCTCGTGGGCAAGATCGTTCCGAAAGGAAATGTGACGGTAGGTATCATTATTTTTGCAGTTGGTATGGTACTCTTTACCATGATCATGGGAAATGCGTTTGCAGCGATCACAGTTATGACGGTTGGTATTGGTGCACCGTTCGTGTTGGAATACGGTGCTAATCCGGTGGTAATCGGTATGCTGGCTCTGACCTGTGGATACTGTGGTACCTTATGTACACCGATGGCAGCGAACTTCAATATCGTTCCGGTGGCAATCCTGAATATGAAGGACCGCTGGGGTGTTATTAAGAATCAGGTGGTCGTTGCGGCTATCATGCTGGTCGTACAGATCGGATTCATGATCGCTTTGAAATAA
- a CDS encoding DUF969 domain-containing protein, whose amino-acid sequence MELIKLLGVVIVIVGFALKLDSILIIFLALITTGIVGGLGVEGLLETIGTNFVANRSMAIFIMILLVTGTLERNGLREAAADLIKKVKGATAGKLVCAYGILRGFFGAFNVGFGGVAGFIRPVLLPMAEGAVKNSGHEPTEEHMEDIKGMSSAMENITWFFFQVLFVGGSGGILVQTTLASLGYEVELIDLAMQEIPVALIALVVACVYFLMKDKKLTKKYYGSSTGKNGRK is encoded by the coding sequence ATGGAACTCATCAAACTGCTTGGCGTAGTAATCGTAATCGTTGGATTCGCGCTGAAACTGGATTCTATCCTGATCATTTTCCTGGCCCTTATTACCACCGGTATTGTTGGCGGCCTGGGAGTAGAGGGACTTCTGGAGACCATCGGAACAAACTTTGTTGCGAACCGAAGCATGGCGATCTTTATCATGATCCTTTTGGTTACCGGAACATTGGAGAGAAATGGTCTTCGTGAGGCGGCTGCCGACCTGATCAAGAAGGTCAAAGGAGCGACCGCCGGTAAGTTAGTCTGTGCATATGGTATTTTAAGAGGATTCTTCGGAGCATTCAACGTAGGATTCGGCGGCGTTGCCGGATTTATCCGTCCGGTACTGCTCCCGATGGCGGAAGGTGCTGTAAAGAACTCCGGACATGAGCCGACAGAGGAACACATGGAAGATATTAAAGGTATGTCGTCCGCTATGGAAAATATTACATGGTTCTTCTTCCAGGTATTGTTCGTCGGAGGTTCCGGTGGTATTCTGGTACAGACCACACTGGCGTCTCTTGGATACGAGGTAGAGCTGATTGATCTGGCTATGCAGGAAATTCCGGTCGCTTTGATCGCGCTGGTCGTAGCTTGTGTCTACTTCCTTATGAAAGATAAGAAACTGACAAAGAAGTACTACGGTAGTTCCACAGGAAAGAACGGAAGAAAATAG